The Macrobrachium nipponense isolate FS-2020 chromosome 27, ASM1510439v2, whole genome shotgun sequence genome includes a region encoding these proteins:
- the LOC135200891 gene encoding uncharacterized protein LOC135200891, with the protein MPCVFVTAILVCLQFLQLPTLKNLMARNFIVMIIGIQESMFGRRVLILGAGASGLDICMEVSSLADEVYLAHNFPVLIPSELPSNIHQVPSVKKATHDGFILNDGRLVEVDTIIFCTGYEYKFPFLSDSCGICVENNQVKPLYKHVINARYSTMGFIGLPSRVVVFPLVYYQVCYFLATLTGQAKLPSVTEMMSVVEKGLSDIRLKGRNQKDYHRLHAEQWDYMEDLALCSGVDPPPGFMKKIWGIVIIRLFLSFPLFKTYAYKPAEDGTIVESRYGEILSTRWDLTQLVFKQLVRLVWRDFRNVFWLISSVTLGLVKKLFKKD; encoded by the exons ATGCCTTGTGTGTTTGTAACGG CCATTTTAGTGTGCCTGCAATTCCTCCAGTTACCAACATTGAAAAATTTAATGGCAAGAAACTTCATAGTCATGATTATAGGGATCCAAGAGAGTATGTTTGGTCGTCGAGTGTTGATACTAGGAGCAGGTGCTTCTGGTTTAGACATTTGCATGGAAGTTTCATCTCTTGCAGATGAG gTGTACCTAGCCCACAACTTTCCTGTGTTAATTCCCAGTGAACTGCCTTCTAATATTCATCAAGTTCCGAGTGTGAAAAAAGCAACTCACGATGGATTTATTTTGAATGATGGACGGCTTGTGGAAGTTGACACAATAATTTTTTGTACAG GGTATGAGTACAAGTTTCCTTTCCTGTCAGACTCCTGTGGTATTTGTGTAGAAAATAATCAAGTAAAGCCTCTCTACAAGCACGTAATCAATGCTCGCTACTCAACAATGGGGTTTATTGGATTACCATCGAGGGTTGTTGTGTTTCCTCTGGTATATTATCAG GTTTGCTACTTTCTAGCAACACTCACGGGTCAAGCCAAACTGCCGTCAGTGACAGAGATGATGTCAGTTGTAGAGAAAGGTTTGAGTGACATCCGTTTAAAGGGACGGAACCAGAAAGATTATCATCGCCTCCATGCCGAACAGTGGGATTATATGGAAGACCTGGCATTGTGCTCAGGAGTAGATCCACCACCAGGTTTCATGAAAAAGATATGGGGTATTGTCATCATTAGGCTTTTCCTATCTTTTCCACTCTTCAAGACTTATGCTTACAAACCTGCTGAAGACGGAACAATTGTTGAGTCAAGATATGGCGAAATATTGAGTACACGCTGGGATTTAACGCAGCTGGTTTTCAAACAGTTGGTTCGTCTTGTTTGGAGGGACTTTCGTAATGTTTTTTGGTTGATCAGTTCTGTGACCTTAGGCCTAGTTAAAAAGTTATTCAAGAAAGATTGA